One Sandaracinaceae bacterium genomic region harbors:
- a CDS encoding heavy metal translocating P-type ATPase yields MDTELRDPVCGMSVTEASPHHLEHRGKDFYFCRAGCREKAEADPETHLEVKDPVCGMTITKASPHRAEHEGTRHWFCRAGCREKFEAEPERYTSPQAPDPAAEGVPHVCPMHPEETSVGPADCGQCGMALEPVSAVSTVTKYTCPMHPEVVEPEPGDCPICGMALEPVSVLSAEAPDNPELTDMSRRFWISLALAAPLLVVAMGDMLPGAPMSALFGARGRVFVELALATPIALWAAWPFYVRAARSVANRSLNMFTLIGLGVGVAYGYSLVAALVPGIFPAAFRHHGAVAVYFEAAGVIVTLILLGQVLELRARAATSSAIRQLLGMTPKTARRVEEDGAERDVPLESVRVGDRLRVRPGEKVPVDGVVLEGRSAVDESMITGEPLPVDKGEGDEVVGATVNGTGALLIRADKVGTETLLSRIVQMVAEAQRSQAPIQRIADRVSGWFVPIVIAASVVTFAVWSLVGPEPRLAYALVNAIAVLIIACPCALGLATPMSIMVATGKGASLGVLFRNAEAIERLRDVDTLVVDKTGTLTEGRPALVDVTVDDETLALVAAVEAQSEHPLAAAIVDGVRERGLDVPSARDFESVTGQGARAQVGPHDVRVGNAAMMEALALSGQPEHDAHEARAERWRAEGRTVMYVAVDGALVGLIAVADPIKESTPEALARLREEGLRIVMLTGDAEATARAVAAELGIDEVIADVRPDEKRDVVARLKGEGRVVAMAGDGINDAPALALADVGIAMGTGTDVAMESAGVTLVKGDLRGVVRAIALSHATLGNIKQNLVFAFGYNALGVPVAAGVLYPVFGLLLSPMIAAAAMSFSSVSVIGNALRLRSFRP; encoded by the coding sequence ATGGACACCGAGCTCCGCGATCCCGTGTGCGGCATGTCGGTCACCGAGGCCTCCCCGCATCACCTCGAGCACCGCGGCAAGGACTTCTACTTCTGCCGGGCGGGCTGCCGCGAGAAGGCGGAGGCGGATCCCGAGACGCACCTCGAGGTGAAGGACCCCGTCTGCGGCATGACGATCACCAAGGCGTCGCCCCACCGCGCCGAGCACGAGGGGACGCGCCACTGGTTCTGCCGCGCGGGCTGTCGCGAGAAGTTCGAGGCCGAGCCGGAGCGCTACACGTCGCCGCAGGCGCCGGACCCGGCCGCGGAGGGCGTGCCGCATGTCTGCCCCATGCACCCGGAGGAGACCAGCGTCGGACCCGCCGACTGCGGGCAGTGCGGCATGGCCCTCGAGCCGGTGAGCGCGGTCTCCACCGTGACGAAGTATACGTGCCCGATGCACCCCGAGGTGGTCGAGCCGGAGCCCGGGGACTGCCCGATCTGCGGGATGGCGCTCGAGCCGGTGAGCGTGCTGAGCGCCGAGGCGCCCGACAACCCCGAGCTGACCGACATGAGCCGGCGCTTCTGGATCAGCCTCGCGCTCGCCGCCCCGCTCCTCGTCGTCGCGATGGGGGACATGCTGCCCGGGGCGCCGATGTCCGCGCTCTTCGGCGCGCGCGGCCGCGTCTTCGTGGAGCTCGCGCTCGCGACCCCGATCGCGCTCTGGGCCGCGTGGCCGTTCTACGTGCGCGCCGCGCGATCGGTCGCCAACCGCAGCCTCAACATGTTCACGCTGATCGGCCTGGGGGTCGGCGTCGCCTACGGCTACAGCCTCGTCGCCGCGCTCGTGCCCGGTATCTTCCCGGCCGCGTTCCGCCACCACGGCGCGGTCGCCGTCTACTTCGAGGCGGCTGGCGTCATCGTCACCCTCATCCTGCTCGGGCAGGTGCTGGAGCTGCGCGCGCGCGCCGCGACCAGCTCCGCCATCCGGCAGCTGCTCGGCATGACGCCAAAGACCGCGCGGCGGGTCGAGGAGGACGGCGCGGAGCGCGACGTGCCGCTCGAGAGCGTGCGGGTCGGTGATCGCCTGCGGGTGCGCCCCGGAGAGAAGGTGCCCGTGGACGGCGTCGTGCTCGAGGGGCGCTCCGCGGTCGACGAGTCGATGATCACGGGAGAGCCGCTCCCCGTCGACAAGGGCGAGGGCGACGAGGTGGTGGGCGCGACGGTCAACGGGACCGGCGCGCTGTTGATCCGCGCGGACAAGGTGGGGACCGAGACGCTCCTGTCGCGCATCGTGCAGATGGTCGCGGAGGCGCAGCGCAGCCAGGCGCCGATCCAGCGCATCGCGGATCGGGTCAGCGGCTGGTTCGTGCCGATCGTGATCGCCGCCTCCGTCGTGACCTTCGCGGTGTGGTCGCTCGTGGGGCCCGAGCCGCGGCTCGCCTACGCGCTCGTCAACGCCATCGCGGTCCTCATCATCGCGTGCCCGTGCGCGCTCGGCCTCGCGACGCCGATGAGCATCATGGTCGCGACGGGGAAGGGCGCCTCGCTCGGGGTGCTCTTCCGCAACGCGGAGGCCATCGAGCGGCTGCGCGACGTGGACACGCTCGTGGTGGACAAGACCGGCACGCTCACCGAAGGGCGCCCCGCGCTCGTGGACGTGACGGTGGACGACGAGACGCTGGCGCTGGTCGCGGCGGTGGAGGCGCAGAGCGAGCACCCCCTCGCGGCGGCGATCGTCGACGGAGTGCGCGAGCGCGGGCTGGACGTGCCCTCGGCGCGCGACTTCGAGTCCGTCACGGGTCAGGGCGCGCGCGCCCAGGTCGGGCCGCACGACGTGCGCGTCGGCAACGCGGCCATGATGGAGGCGCTCGCGCTCTCGGGGCAGCCGGAGCACGACGCTCACGAGGCGCGGGCGGAGCGCTGGCGCGCCGAGGGACGCACGGTGATGTACGTCGCGGTGGACGGCGCGCTGGTCGGGCTGATCGCGGTGGCCGACCCGATCAAGGAGAGCACGCCCGAGGCCCTGGCGCGCCTGCGTGAGGAGGGCTTGCGGATCGTCATGCTCACCGGGGACGCCGAGGCGACGGCGCGCGCGGTGGCCGCGGAGCTCGGCATCGACGAGGTGATCGCCGACGTGCGGCCCGACGAGAAGCGCGACGTGGTAGCGCGCCTGAAGGGCGAGGGGCGCGTCGTCGCGATGGCCGGGGACGGCATCAACGACGCCCCCGCGCTCGCGCTCGCCGACGTCGGGATCGCGATGGGCACCGGGACCGACGTCGCGATGGAGAGCGCGGGCGTCACCCTCGTGAAGGGGGATCTGCGCGGCGTGGTCCGGGCGATCGCGTTGAGCCACGCGACGCTCGGCAACATCAAGCAGAACCTCGTCTTCGCCTTCGGCTACAACGCGCTCGGCGTGCCCGTCGCGGCGGGCGTGCTCTACCCGGTCTTCGGGCTCTTGCTGAGCCCCATGATCGCGGCGGCGGCGATGAGCTTCTCGAGCGTCTCGGTCATCGGCAACGCGCTCCGGCTCCGCTCATTCCGCCCCTGA
- a CDS encoding metal-sensitive transcriptional regulator produces the protein MDEGTKKDVRARLKRAVGQVEGVLRMLEDERYCVDLLMQIAAARAALGKAGGVLLRSHVDTCVTDAFASHDPAEREAKAAELAKVFERYMAS, from the coding sequence ATGGACGAAGGTACGAAGAAGGACGTGCGCGCGCGGCTCAAGCGCGCCGTGGGACAGGTCGAGGGCGTGCTCCGCATGCTCGAGGACGAGCGCTACTGCGTCGACCTGTTGATGCAGATCGCCGCAGCGCGAGCCGCGCTCGGCAAGGCGGGCGGCGTGCTCCTGCGCTCGCACGTCGACACCTGCGTGACGGATGCCTTCGCGTCGCACGATCCCGCCGAGCGCGAAGCGAAGGCGGCCGAGCTGGCCAAGGTCTTCGAGCGGTACATGGCCTCGTGA
- a CDS encoding helix-turn-helix domain-containing protein, whose product MDDAIGTRIAEARERAGLNRNQLARALGTSWQHVDHWEKGRTRPTLESVRKIAEVLEVPVESLLGLRDMAPNNAYERYLEEKAPADLTEEEASWLEAAPLPEDVSPDAYHALLSELRRLTRVPRSGTRRKVDPARLQAAMAARVEEEAG is encoded by the coding sequence GTGGACGACGCCATCGGGACACGCATCGCCGAGGCGCGGGAGCGCGCCGGGCTCAACCGGAACCAGCTCGCGCGCGCGCTCGGCACGTCGTGGCAGCACGTCGATCACTGGGAGAAGGGGCGCACGCGCCCCACGCTCGAGTCGGTGCGCAAGATCGCCGAGGTGCTCGAGGTCCCGGTCGAGTCCCTCCTGGGTCTCCGCGACATGGCCCCGAACAACGCCTACGAGCGCTACCTCGAGGAGAAGGCGCCCGCCGACCTCACCGAAGAAGAGGCGAGCTGGCTCGAGGCCGCGCCCTTGCCCGAGGACGTGAGCCCGGACGCCTACCATGCGTTGCTCTCGGAGCTGCGTCGCCTCACGCGCGTCCCCCGCTCCGGTACGCGGCGCAAGGTCGACCCGGCGCGCCTCCAGGCCGCCATGGCCGCGCGCGTGGAGGAGGAGGCGGGATGA
- a CDS encoding response regulator yields MSDGDEGRREVWVVEDDRALLQGLLTLIRDRGHRARGFSDPRRALKEALARPPKVLITDYQMPGLDGVELAKTLREKLGPKVPRIFLVSGSRMRRVELTQFDQVLRKPFRFVDLLAMVERALEGPRRRRSGQRLRAVDRADREAFESRSKRRAASEE; encoded by the coding sequence ATGAGCGACGGGGACGAAGGACGCCGCGAGGTCTGGGTCGTCGAAGACGACCGCGCGCTCCTCCAGGGGCTGCTCACCCTCATCCGGGACCGGGGCCACCGCGCGCGCGGCTTCAGCGACCCGCGCCGCGCGCTGAAAGAGGCGCTCGCCCGGCCGCCGAAGGTGCTCATCACCGACTATCAGATGCCCGGCCTGGACGGCGTCGAGCTGGCGAAGACCCTGCGGGAGAAGCTGGGCCCGAAGGTGCCACGCATCTTCCTGGTGAGCGGCTCCCGCATGCGCCGCGTCGAGCTGACCCAGTTCGACCAGGTGCTCCGCAAGCCGTTCCGCTTCGTCGACCTGCTCGCGATGGTGGAGCGCGCGCTCGAGGGCCCGCGCCGCCGACGCTCCGGGCAGCGCCTTCGGGCCGTGGATCGGGCCGATCGCGAGGCGTTCGAGAGCCGCTCCAAGCGGCGCGCCGCGTCCGAGGAATGA
- a CDS encoding serine/threonine-protein kinase: MSDERPDPPSVDPWLGRVVEGRYRVLRALGGGGMGSVYEAEHVELEKRVALKVIRPELVADDEIRARFLREAKATAKIEHPHVITAMDFGTLPDGGAFLVTTLVRGISLRERLSGGAMSWREACAIGAQIADALAAIHTRGFVHRDLTPDNVLLGKRDDGSPWVHVLDLGVVGVLHEAGDRRLTAEGHIVGTTGYMAPEQALGQATDARADLYALGVLLWEMCAGRPLYRERELTKVVAAQLTDPPAPPTPPTGEIPGQLGAMIRGLLEPTAARRPESAAHVRDELTSLRALPRSYVRPAGSSRGATRWMIPAAVGAALALLATGVVLTLALGGDEPRVATAVPAPPAPPTPTVSAAPRAEPLAEPERSLFDVVATGPYRDARRRAAMQLLERPTPIPAGVRAAADLELARNCRDRRDALQRITAARDPRAAPVVARYREAPREGCGRGGQNDCYRCIRESLDLAWSAIR; encoded by the coding sequence ATGAGCGACGAGCGCCCGGATCCGCCGAGCGTGGACCCCTGGCTCGGCCGCGTCGTCGAGGGTCGCTACCGCGTGCTGCGCGCGCTCGGTGGCGGCGGCATGGGCAGCGTCTACGAGGCCGAGCACGTCGAGCTGGAGAAGCGGGTCGCGCTCAAGGTGATCCGCCCCGAGCTGGTCGCGGACGACGAGATCCGCGCGCGCTTCCTCCGCGAGGCGAAGGCGACCGCGAAGATCGAGCACCCGCACGTGATCACGGCGATGGACTTCGGGACGCTGCCGGACGGCGGCGCGTTCCTCGTGACCACGCTCGTGCGCGGCATCTCCCTCCGCGAGCGCCTCTCGGGGGGCGCGATGAGCTGGCGCGAGGCGTGCGCCATCGGGGCCCAGATCGCCGACGCGCTCGCCGCCATCCACACCCGCGGCTTCGTGCACCGTGACCTGACGCCCGACAACGTGCTGCTCGGTAAACGAGACGACGGATCGCCCTGGGTGCACGTGCTCGACCTCGGGGTCGTCGGCGTCCTCCACGAGGCAGGCGACCGGCGCCTCACGGCCGAAGGCCACATCGTCGGCACGACCGGATACATGGCCCCCGAGCAGGCGCTCGGGCAGGCCACCGACGCGCGCGCCGATCTCTACGCGCTCGGCGTGCTGCTGTGGGAGATGTGCGCCGGTCGGCCGCTCTACCGCGAGCGCGAGCTGACGAAGGTCGTCGCCGCGCAGCTGACCGATCCGCCCGCGCCGCCGACGCCTCCCACCGGCGAGATCCCGGGCCAGCTCGGCGCGATGATCCGTGGCCTGCTCGAGCCGACCGCGGCCAGGCGCCCCGAGAGCGCCGCGCACGTCCGGGACGAGCTGACCTCGCTGCGCGCCCTCCCCCGCTCGTACGTGCGCCCCGCCGGATCCTCGCGCGGCGCGACGCGCTGGATGATCCCGGCCGCGGTGGGCGCCGCGCTCGCGCTGCTCGCGACGGGCGTCGTGCTGACGCTCGCGCTCGGCGGCGACGAGCCACGCGTCGCGACCGCCGTCCCCGCGCCGCCGGCCCCGCCCACGCCGACCGTCTCCGCCGCCCCGCGGGCCGAGCCGCTCGCGGAGCCGGAGCGCTCGCTCTTCGACGTCGTGGCCACCGGCCCCTATCGAGACGCGCGCCGCCGCGCCGCGATGCAGTTGCTGGAGCGCCCGACCCCGATCCCCGCCGGCGTGCGCGCGGCCGCGGACCTCGAGCTGGCCCGCAACTGCCGCGATCGCCGCGACGCGCTCCAGCGCATCACCGCCGCGCGAGACCCGCGCGCCGCCCCCGTCGTGGCGCGCTACCGCGAGGCTCCGCGCGAGGGCTGCGGCCGCGGCGGCCAGAACGACTGCTACCGCTGCATCCGCGAGTCGCTCGACCTCGCGTGGTCGGCCATTCGCTGA
- a CDS encoding serine/threonine-protein kinase, giving the protein MSSGDWQAPAFGRFRLLGVAGRGGMAVVYRAQTVGASGFSRPVALKQLLPKLVQQDDFVRLFVEEARVSARLDHPHIVQVHDFGTDAHGHYFLVLEWVDGLDLGRWLDGHPKGALPDWTHVSHLALQVLDALDFAHRHTDDQGRSAPVIHRDISPGNILVGAHGHAKLADFGLARAMDRTRMTDEGVIKGKVSYVAPELAKGDQPSPRTDLFSLGATLWETFARRRLFQGPNDLTVLMSILREPIPLLASARPDLPAGLCAVVDKALAKTPEERWPTARAMRRALVEVLLDARRMAEPLDIARSVAVAQGARRPPSQPSEIVKTESLISDLEHLAHGESDGEIPFDLVPAQANSEPFELIPLVEAPEPD; this is encoded by the coding sequence ATGAGCAGCGGAGACTGGCAGGCGCCTGCGTTCGGGAGGTTTCGCCTCCTCGGCGTCGCGGGGCGGGGCGGCATGGCGGTCGTCTACCGCGCGCAGACCGTCGGCGCGTCGGGCTTCTCGCGGCCCGTGGCCCTGAAGCAGCTCCTCCCCAAGCTCGTCCAGCAGGACGACTTCGTGCGCCTCTTCGTGGAGGAGGCGCGGGTCTCGGCCCGCCTCGACCATCCTCACATCGTGCAGGTCCACGACTTCGGCACCGACGCGCACGGCCACTACTTCCTCGTGCTGGAGTGGGTGGATGGGCTCGACCTCGGGCGCTGGCTCGACGGCCACCCGAAGGGCGCGCTCCCGGACTGGACCCACGTCTCGCACCTCGCGCTGCAGGTCCTCGACGCGCTCGACTTCGCGCATCGCCACACCGACGACCAGGGCCGCTCGGCCCCGGTGATCCACCGGGACATCAGCCCGGGGAACATCCTCGTCGGCGCCCACGGTCACGCCAAGCTCGCGGACTTCGGGCTCGCCCGGGCGATGGACCGCACGCGCATGACCGACGAGGGCGTGATCAAGGGCAAGGTCTCCTACGTCGCGCCGGAGCTCGCCAAGGGAGACCAGCCGAGCCCGCGGACCGACCTCTTCTCGCTCGGCGCCACCCTCTGGGAGACCTTCGCGCGCCGTCGCCTGTTCCAGGGCCCCAACGACTTGACCGTGTTGATGAGCATCCTGCGGGAGCCGATCCCGCTCCTCGCGTCGGCGCGCCCCGATCTGCCGGCCGGCCTCTGCGCGGTCGTCGACAAGGCGCTCGCCAAGACGCCCGAGGAGCGCTGGCCGACCGCGCGGGCGATGCGTCGCGCCCTCGTCGAGGTGCTGCTCGACGCCCGGCGCATGGCCGAGCCGCTGGACATCGCGCGCAGCGTCGCGGTGGCGCAGGGCGCGCGGCGCCCTCCGTCCCAGCCGAGCGAGATCGTGAAGACGGAGTCGCTCATCTCCGATCTCGAGCACCTCGCGCACGGGGAGTCGGACGGCGAGATCCCCTTCGATCTGGTGCCCGCTCAGGCCAACTCCGAGCCCTTCGAGCTGATCCCCTTGGTCGAGGCCCCCGAGCCGGACTGA
- a CDS encoding DEAD/DEAH box helicase: protein MHHPSDSSTDRDMTWDEIDALLGDDDPLADTATHSVERFETITPTARAILRTEQVTVDRSGGFGAMMESFDAPVVELFFDYAGQRISASDPRDRFFKAAAGGMRIVKRDFAAETRARCLLESFGAIDLECMTEWAVPPGSRAHYLLKCDGDVHDYCGFTAWVVPQLRKVGWTVELESGYPYQVVGADAPDWYARVEPDEQRPDWFGLELGVELGGRRVNLLPALVDLLGTSADGTTLASLASRKKAIAVPLPDGRYLTVPPEQIQALLRVISELYEGDDVDPEVLRFSKLQAAALPRLDEIFLDPDEGATGLRWEGASSHTMREVGEVLSTPVAKIEQPTQLRATLRGYQQTGVEWLQHLRTCEVGGVLADDMGLGKTLQTIAHLAIEKQAGRLERPALVVAPTSLCRNWEREIAKFAPHLSTLVLQGAKRHPLYEKIEGTDVVITSYPILVRDEERFGEKEWHLLILDEAHTIKNTRSQAHQAAKRQNATHRLCITGTPVENHLGELWALFDFLNPGLLGDELSFRRWYRIPIEQLGDEERLATLRQMVSPYMMRRLKQEVAKELPPKTELLRPVTLGGKQRELYESIRVAAHGDIRKLIQKKGLAASTVPILDALTKLRQVCCDPRLVPMRAARDVKRSAKYELLMELVESQLARGHRILIFSQFTRMLALIARGLDERKVGYLSLTGQSRDRQGLVDSFEAGDADVFLISLKAGGVGLTLTSADTVIHYDPWWNPAAQDQATDRAYRIGQKRPVHAYNLFVQGSVEERMLALQERKRRLAQGILSGAAGGLALSEDDLEELFAPLG, encoded by the coding sequence GTGCATCACCCCTCGGACAGCAGCACCGACCGGGACATGACGTGGGACGAGATCGACGCGCTCCTCGGCGACGACGATCCGCTCGCCGACACCGCGACGCATTCCGTCGAGCGCTTCGAGACCATCACGCCGACCGCGCGCGCCATCCTGCGCACCGAGCAGGTCACGGTGGATCGCAGCGGCGGCTTCGGCGCGATGATGGAGTCGTTCGACGCCCCGGTCGTCGAGCTCTTCTTCGACTACGCGGGCCAGCGCATCTCCGCCTCCGACCCTCGCGACCGCTTCTTCAAGGCCGCCGCGGGCGGCATGAGGATCGTCAAGCGCGACTTCGCGGCCGAGACCCGCGCGCGTTGCCTCCTCGAGAGCTTCGGCGCCATCGACCTCGAGTGCATGACGGAGTGGGCGGTCCCGCCCGGCAGCCGCGCGCACTACCTGCTCAAGTGCGACGGCGACGTGCACGACTACTGCGGCTTCACGGCCTGGGTCGTGCCGCAGCTCCGCAAGGTCGGCTGGACGGTCGAGCTCGAGAGCGGCTACCCGTACCAGGTCGTCGGCGCGGACGCGCCCGACTGGTACGCGCGCGTCGAGCCGGACGAGCAGCGCCCCGACTGGTTCGGCCTCGAGCTGGGCGTCGAGCTCGGCGGCCGCCGGGTCAACCTGCTCCCCGCGCTGGTCGATCTCCTCGGCACCAGCGCCGACGGCACCACGCTCGCGAGCCTCGCCTCGCGGAAGAAGGCCATCGCGGTGCCGCTCCCCGACGGGCGCTACCTGACCGTGCCGCCCGAGCAGATCCAGGCCCTGCTCCGCGTGATCAGCGAGCTCTACGAGGGAGACGACGTCGACCCCGAGGTGCTCCGCTTCAGCAAGCTCCAGGCGGCGGCGCTCCCGCGGCTGGACGAGATCTTCCTCGACCCCGACGAGGGGGCGACGGGCCTTCGCTGGGAGGGCGCGTCGTCACACACGATGCGCGAGGTCGGCGAGGTGCTCTCCACGCCGGTCGCCAAGATCGAGCAGCCGACCCAGCTCCGCGCGACGCTGCGCGGCTACCAGCAGACCGGCGTCGAGTGGCTCCAGCACCTGCGCACGTGCGAGGTGGGCGGCGTGCTCGCCGACGACATGGGGCTCGGCAAGACGCTCCAGACCATCGCGCACCTCGCGATCGAGAAGCAGGCCGGGCGGCTCGAGCGGCCCGCGCTGGTCGTCGCGCCGACGAGCCTCTGCCGCAACTGGGAGCGCGAGATCGCGAAGTTCGCGCCGCACCTGTCCACGCTCGTGCTCCAGGGCGCCAAGCGCCACCCGCTCTACGAGAAGATCGAGGGCACCGACGTCGTCATCACCAGCTACCCCATCCTGGTGCGCGACGAGGAGCGCTTCGGCGAGAAGGAGTGGCACCTGCTGATCCTCGACGAGGCGCACACCATCAAGAACACCCGCAGCCAGGCGCACCAGGCGGCGAAGCGACAGAACGCCACGCACCGGCTCTGCATCACGGGCACGCCGGTCGAGAACCACCTCGGGGAGCTCTGGGCGCTCTTCGACTTCCTGAACCCGGGCCTGCTCGGCGACGAGCTGAGCTTCCGGCGCTGGTACCGCATCCCCATCGAGCAGCTCGGGGACGAGGAGCGGCTCGCCACGCTGCGGCAGATGGTCAGCCCCTACATGATGCGCCGCCTCAAGCAGGAGGTCGCCAAGGAGCTGCCGCCGAAGACCGAGCTGCTCCGGCCGGTCACCCTCGGCGGCAAGCAGCGCGAGCTCTACGAGAGCATCCGCGTCGCGGCGCACGGCGACATCCGCAAGCTCATCCAGAAGAAGGGCCTCGCCGCCTCGACGGTCCCGATCCTGGACGCGCTCACCAAGCTCCGGCAGGTCTGCTGCGACCCGCGCCTCGTGCCCATGCGGGCGGCGCGCGACGTCAAGCGCTCCGCGAAGTACGAGCTGCTGATGGAGCTGGTCGAGAGCCAGCTCGCTCGCGGGCATCGCATCCTGATCTTCAGCCAGTTCACGCGCATGCTCGCGCTGATCGCGCGCGGCCTCGACGAGCGCAAGGTAGGCTACCTGTCCCTGACCGGGCAGAGCCGTGACCGGCAGGGGCTGGTCGACAGCTTCGAGGCGGGCGACGCGGACGTGTTCCTCATCAGCCTCAAGGCGGGCGGCGTCGGCCTGACGCTGACCAGCGCCGACACCGTCATCCACTATGATCCCTGGTGGAACCCGGCCGCGCAGGACCAGGCGACCGACCGCGCCTACCGCATCGGCCAGAAGCGGCCGGTCCACGCCTACAACCTGTTCGTCCAGGGCAGCGTGGAGGAGCGCATGCTCGCGCTCCAGGAGCGTAAGCGCCGCCTCGCCCAGGGGATCCTGAGCGGCGCGGCCGGCGGGCTGGCGCTGAGCGAGGACGACCTCGAGGAGCTCTTTGCGCCGCTGGGATGA